A region of Streptomyces sp. WMMC500 DNA encodes the following proteins:
- a CDS encoding NUDIX domain-containing protein, which produces MRWRNLREHTVYENRWFRVNLADVELPDGRHLDHYLIRLRPVAVATAVNEANEVLLLWRHRFITDVYGWELAAGVVEDGEDPEAAAAREMEEETGWRPGPLTHLMTVEPSNGLTDARHLIYYATEAVQIGDPEDDFESDRREWVPLKGVPDMVGRGEVPAANMAAALLMLHHLRLGP; this is translated from the coding sequence GTGCGATGGAGGAATCTCAGGGAGCACACCGTGTACGAAAACCGATGGTTCCGCGTCAACCTGGCCGACGTGGAACTCCCGGACGGGCGCCACCTTGATCACTATCTGATCCGCCTGCGACCCGTCGCCGTGGCGACCGCGGTCAACGAGGCGAACGAGGTGCTGCTGCTGTGGCGGCACCGTTTCATCACCGACGTCTACGGATGGGAGCTGGCCGCCGGGGTGGTGGAGGACGGGGAGGACCCCGAGGCCGCCGCCGCCCGCGAGATGGAGGAGGAGACCGGCTGGCGGCCCGGCCCGCTCACGCACCTGATGACCGTCGAGCCGTCCAACGGCCTGACGGACGCGCGCCACCTCATCTACTACGCCACGGAGGCGGTGCAGATCGGCGATCCCGAGGACGACTTCGAGTCCGACAGACGCGAGTGGGTGCCCCTGAAGGGGGTGCCCGACATGGTGGGCCGCGGGGAGGTGCCCGCGGCGAACATGGCCGCGGCGCTGCTGATGCTCCATCATCTCCGCCTCGGCCCCTGA
- a CDS encoding SHOCT domain-containing protein has protein sequence MNTLAHWNDGGPGPWILLFPLMWALVIGGLFFGVGRVVRRGRGAPWQRFRGGPGGPGYGEQSPIAVLGRRFAAGEIDEDEYWRRLSVLNEEFGRHAEGKGGAA, from the coding sequence ATGAACACCCTGGCGCACTGGAACGACGGCGGACCCGGTCCCTGGATCCTGCTCTTCCCGCTCATGTGGGCGCTCGTCATCGGCGGCCTGTTCTTCGGCGTCGGCCGCGTCGTCCGGCGCGGCCGCGGCGCCCCCTGGCAGCGGTTCCGCGGCGGCCCCGGCGGTCCGGGCTACGGCGAGCAGTCGCCGATCGCCGTCCTCGGCCGCCGCTTCGCGGCCGGCGAGATCGACGAGGACGAGTACTGGCGCCGGCTGTCCGTCCTGAACGAGGAGTTCGGCCGCCACGCCGAGGGCAAGGGCGGTGCGGCATGA